GTATTACGAGCAAGGGCATAGTAGGCAGCTGGCACTACATAAAGCGTAAGCAAGGTAGATACTATAACGCCTGTAAATACGACAACACCAATAACCATACGGCTTTCAGCGCCAGGGCCCGAAGCAAGTACTAAGGGGACCGCGCTCATTACTGTAGTAAGCGAAGTCATTATAATTGGGCGCAAGCGCTGAGTTGCGGCTTGTAAAATAGCTTCACCAAACTCAACCCCTTTATCACGTAATTGATTAGTAAATTCGACTATTAAAATACCGTTTTTAGCACTCAAACCTATGAGCATAACAATACCAATTTGGCTGTAAATATTGAGCGTAAGGCCTGTGGCCCATAGGCCAAACATAGCGCCCATTAAGCCAAGCGGAACTGTTAACATAATCACAAATGGGTGCATAAAGCTTTCAAATTGTGCCGCTAAAACTAAAAACGTGACCGTAAGCGCTAATATAAATACGTAGGTCATGGCTGATGCGCCTTCGTAAAATAATTGCGACTCACCTTTATAATCTACAGCGCCGTCAATATCATTTTCCTCAGCGGCTACTGTATTTAAAAAGTTAAGGGCTTGCTCAAGTGTATACCCATCGGCAAGGTTGGCGCTTAAAGTGATTGCTCGCATGCGGTTGTAGCGGTTTAAGCGCGATGCTGTAGCTTCTTCTTTTAAGCTAATTAAGCTATCTAATGGAACTAGCTCACCGCTGCGCGATTTAAGGTAAATATTTGATATATCAGTAGGGTTAGTAAAGTCTTGCTTAGTCCCTTTTAAAATTACATCGTATTCTTCACCGCGGTCAATAAACGTTGTTACGCGGCGCTGGCCCAGCATGGTTTCAAGCGTTGTGCCAACATCGGAAACTGATACGCCTAAATCGGCAGCTTTGTTTTTATCTATGCTTACTAAAAATTGTGGAAAGGTTTCTTTGTAGTCGTGATCAATTCTTACTAAGCCTGGGTTTTTCTCAGCACGCTTAATGATACGATCGCGCCAATCAGCAAGCTGCTCGTAGTCGTTTCCTTGTAATACAAATTCTATAGGGCGAGAAGAGCCGCCGCCGCCAATACCACGGCGCATAATAGCAAAGGCACGTACATCGGTTACCTCGGTCATTTTAGCGCTTATTTCGTCCATTACTTCCCAGGTAGAACGTTTTCGTTCATCCCAATCAGCCATACCCACAATTGCAACGCCGCCACTGCCGCCCCAACCAGGCACTCGCACTAACACACGGCTTAATTCGCCGGCTTCTGAGTAAGGTAGAAGTCGTTCTTCTATTTTTGCCATATTGGCTGCGTTATTTTCATAACTTGCCCCTTCGGGGCCGCTCATCATGATAAAAAATGTACCGCGGTCTTCTTTTGGTGTTAGTTCTGAAGGCACCTGTAAAAACAACGAGTAGCTGACAAAGCCTGTCAATAATAAACTTATCATTAGGCCCCATTTACGGGTCATATTTGATGTAAGTGAGTGTCTGTAGCTTTGCTCAACTTTACTAAAAACGCGGTCCATCCATTGGCTAAATTTGCTTTCTTTTTCTGAGGCTTTTAAAACCTTTGAGCACAATGCAGGTGACAGTGTTAACGCTGTAATACTTGAGAAAAATACAGCTGCACTTACCGCCATAGCAAACTCGGTAAATAGTGCGCCTATCCGGCCATCCATAAATACCAATGGCACAAACACAGAAATAAGCACAAGCGTTGTCGCTATAATGGCAAAGCCTACTTCGCGGGCACCTCTAAAGGCTGCAAGTAATGGCGGCTCACCAAGTTCTATACGACGGTGAATATTTTCAAGCATAACAATGGCATCATCAACCACTAAACCAATTGCTAAAACAAGGGCCAATAAAGTTAATAAATTAATTGAATAACCCATAGCAAGTAAAAACATAAAACTGCCCACAAGTGCTACCGGTACGGTAACAGCAGGAATTAGTGTGGCGCGGATATTTCCTAAGAAAATATAAATAATAAGTACCACAAGGCCCATTGAAATGGCGAGTGTGCTGTATACTTCGTTGATAGATTCTTTAATAAAAATTGATGAGTCGTAGCTGTCTTGAATGGTGGTACCTTGGGGTAGGTTACGCTTTATTTTTTCAAGCTCATTTCGGGCGTTATCCACCACTGTTAATGTATTTGCTTTTGCTTGTTTTACAATACCTAAACCAATCATGTTGCGGCCGTTACCACGAAACAAGCTTTCGTCATCGGCAGCTTCTAAGTGTACATCGGCTACCTCGCCTAGGCGCACTAAATAACCATCTTCACCACGCTTAATAACGAGGTTTTGAAAATCGCGTTGATCTTTGTAGCTTCGGGCTGTACGCACGGTAAAGTCGCGATCGATAGACTCAATTTCACCGGCTGGTAACTCTACGTTTTCACTGCGCAGGGTGTTTTCAATATCACTAGAGGTAATACCGCGAGCAGCCATAGCTTGGCGATTTAACCAAATTTTCATGGCGTATTGGCGCTCTCCACCAATACGTACGTTTGATACACCATCAACCACGGCTAACCGGTCAACAATAAAACGTTGTGCGTAATCGCTCAATTGTAACGAGTTCATGGTTTCACTGTTTAATACAAACCACACAATAGGGCTTTCGTCACTGTTGGACTTTGAGACCTCTGGTGGGCGTACTTGCTCTGGTAAGTTGTCCAGCGCACGTGCTACACGTTCTCGTACATCATTTGAAGCTGCGTCAATGTCACGGTTTATATCAAATTCAATAACGATATTAGAGCGCCCGTTTCTGCTTGAAGAATTAATACTTTTAATGCCTTCAATACCTGATATTCGGTTTTCTAAAATTTGCGTTATTTTAGTTTCGACTATTTCTGCCGAAGCCCCAGTGTAGTCGGTACTAATGCTAACAATAGGGGTTTCAATATCGGGGTATTCTCTAAGCGGCAGCATTGAAAATGCAACCAAACCAAATGTAAGTAAGAGTAAGTTAATTACAATGGCAAAAACGGGGCGTTTAACGCTAGTATCTGTAATTTTCACCGTTATCCCTCAACACTTACTTTGCTGCCTGAACGAATTTTAATTATCCCTTCGGTAATTACTTGTTCGCCATCACTTAAACCTTTATCAATGGCAACCCAGCCGTTATTTCTGCTGGCCACGTGTACTTCTATTCGATTAGCAACACCATCTTGAATTTGGTAAACATAGTGTTTATCTTGAAGTGGGATAACGGCT
The sequence above is drawn from the Pseudoalteromonas espejiana DSM 9414 genome and encodes:
- a CDS encoding efflux RND transporter permease subunit — translated: MKITDTSVKRPVFAIVINLLLLTFGLVAFSMLPLREYPDIETPIVSISTDYTGASAEIVETKITQILENRISGIEGIKSINSSSRNGRSNIVIEFDINRDIDAASNDVRERVARALDNLPEQVRPPEVSKSNSDESPIVWFVLNSETMNSLQLSDYAQRFIVDRLAVVDGVSNVRIGGERQYAMKIWLNRQAMAARGITSSDIENTLRSENVELPAGEIESIDRDFTVRTARSYKDQRDFQNLVIKRGEDGYLVRLGEVADVHLEAADDESLFRGNGRNMIGLGIVKQAKANTLTVVDNARNELEKIKRNLPQGTTIQDSYDSSIFIKESINEVYSTLAISMGLVVLIIYIFLGNIRATLIPAVTVPVALVGSFMFLLAMGYSINLLTLLALVLAIGLVVDDAIVMLENIHRRIELGEPPLLAAFRGAREVGFAIIATTLVLISVFVPLVFMDGRIGALFTEFAMAVSAAVFFSSITALTLSPALCSKVLKASEKESKFSQWMDRVFSKVEQSYRHSLTSNMTRKWGLMISLLLTGFVSYSLFLQVPSELTPKEDRGTFFIMMSGPEGASYENNAANMAKIEERLLPYSEAGELSRVLVRVPGWGGSGGVAIVGMADWDERKRSTWEVMDEISAKMTEVTDVRAFAIMRRGIGGGGSSRPIEFVLQGNDYEQLADWRDRIIKRAEKNPGLVRIDHDYKETFPQFLVSIDKNKAADLGVSVSDVGTTLETMLGQRRVTTFIDRGEEYDVILKGTKQDFTNPTDISNIYLKSRSGELVPLDSLISLKEEATASRLNRYNRMRAITLSANLADGYTLEQALNFLNTVAAEENDIDGAVDYKGESQLFYEGASAMTYVFILALTVTFLVLAAQFESFMHPFVIMLTVPLGLMGAMFGLWATGLTLNIYSQIGIVMLIGLSAKNGILIVEFTNQLRDKGVEFGEAILQAATQRLRPIIMTSLTTVMSAVPLVLASGPGAESRMVIGVVVFTGVIVSTLLTLYVVPAAYYALARNTQSPEFLQQKLDKQAQEKPIEEL